The following coding sequences lie in one Prionailurus viverrinus isolate Anna chromosome X, UM_Priviv_1.0, whole genome shotgun sequence genomic window:
- the LOC125157834 gene encoding small integral membrane protein 10-like protein 2A, which translates to MGGYTRPMAAAAALSGPGVRLSPSAAARGSYGAFCKGLTRTLITFFDLAWRLRMNFPYFYVVASVILNVRLQVHI; encoded by the coding sequence ATGGGAGGCTACACCAGACcgatggcggcggcggcggccctgTCGGGCCCCGGGGTGCGGCTGTCGCCCTCGGCGGCGGCCCGCGGCTCGTACGGCGCCTTCTGCAAGGGGCTCACGCGCACCCTGATCACCTTCTTCGACCTGGCCTGGCGGCTGCGCATGAACTTCCCCTACTTCTACGTGGTGGCCTCGGTGATTCTCAACGTCCGCCTGCAGGTACATATTTAG